One stretch of Streptomyces peucetius DNA includes these proteins:
- a CDS encoding LacI family DNA-binding transcriptional regulator, protein MTRQAPTLEDVAREAGVSRATVSRVVNGVRNVDPAIQDAVRTAIRSTGYAPNRAARSLVTRRAETIALVVSGAGDDSETEQNAFAARALADPFFGRVVSGVVGFLRPRSMYPVLMFAETEAARQQVVAYLRQGSADGALVFSTRAEDPLPALLASEGLPCALFARPLPQAPVSFVDVAHREGAQLAAEHLLGRGCRRIATVAGPLELPAAQDRLAGFRDTMARHGRPWIPVAEGRFTVDSGAAAMNRLLSEHPDIDGVFAANDLMAQGACEALRESGRRVPDDVAVIGFDDSSAALACRPPLTTVRQPVQEMAATMARLLQEQIEGIRTEPTSVVFDAELVIRDSA, encoded by the coding sequence ATGACCAGACAGGCGCCCACCCTGGAGGACGTGGCCCGCGAGGCGGGAGTCTCCCGCGCCACCGTCTCCCGTGTCGTCAACGGCGTCCGCAACGTGGACCCCGCCATCCAGGACGCCGTACGCACCGCGATCCGCAGCACCGGCTACGCCCCCAACCGTGCGGCGCGTTCCCTGGTGACCCGCCGCGCCGAGACCATCGCGCTGGTCGTCTCCGGCGCCGGGGACGACTCGGAGACCGAGCAGAACGCGTTCGCGGCGCGGGCACTGGCCGACCCCTTCTTCGGCCGCGTCGTCAGCGGCGTCGTCGGCTTCCTGCGGCCACGGTCCATGTACCCGGTGCTGATGTTCGCGGAGACGGAGGCCGCCCGTCAGCAGGTGGTGGCGTATCTGCGCCAGGGCAGCGCGGACGGCGCGCTCGTCTTCTCCACCCGTGCCGAGGACCCTCTGCCCGCGCTCCTCGCGTCCGAGGGCCTGCCCTGCGCGCTGTTCGCCCGTCCGCTGCCGCAGGCGCCCGTCAGTTTCGTCGACGTCGCGCACCGCGAGGGAGCGCAGCTGGCCGCCGAGCATCTGCTGGGGCGCGGCTGCCGGCGGATCGCCACGGTGGCCGGACCGCTGGAACTGCCCGCCGCCCAGGACCGGCTGGCCGGTTTCCGCGACACCATGGCCCGCCACGGCCGGCCCTGGATACCCGTCGCCGAGGGACGGTTCACCGTCGACAGCGGTGCCGCCGCCATGAACCGGCTGCTGAGCGAGCACCCCGACATCGACGGTGTCTTCGCGGCCAACGACCTGATGGCCCAGGGCGCGTGCGAGGCGCTGCGCGAGAGCGGCCGCCGGGTGCCGGACGACGTGGCGGTCATCGGCTTCGACGACTCCAGTGCGGCCCTCGCCTGCCGGCCGCCGCTGACCACGGTCCGGCAGCCGGTGCAGGAGATGGCGGCCACCATGGCCCGGCTGCTCCAGGAACAGATCGAGGGCATCCGGACCGAGCCCACCTCCGTCGTCTTCGACGCGGAGCTGGTGATCCGGGATTCCGCGTAG